Within Acidimicrobiales bacterium, the genomic segment CCTTCAAGATCGTGACGGCTGCGGCCGGACTCCAGATGGGCATCCTCCCGGATGCCACGTTCCCGGTGACCACCTCCTATACCCCGCCGCTCACCGACAAGCCGATCAGGAACTTTGGCGGCTCTGCCTGCGGGGGTGACTTCTACCGAGCGTTGGCCCGCTCGTGTAACACGGCCTTCGCGCGGCTCGCCGTCGAGGTGGGACCGGAGGCCATGATCCGAGAGGCGCGGGAATTCGGCTTCGGCGACGCGATTCCCATCGACCTACCTGATCCCGCCGTGTCGGTTTTCCCCACCGACTTCACTCGCGACACTCCTCGCCTCGCCCAGGCCGGAATCGGGCAGAACGACGTCCAGGCCACCCCCCTGCACATGGCCCTGGTGGCATCGGCGGTGGCGACCGGCGGAGAGATGCCGGTCCCTCACGTGCTCGCGCGCGTCGTCGACAGCAGGGGCGATACCGTGCTCGCTGCTCGAAAGCGAGTCTGGAGGAGGCCTTTGAGCGACGAAGAGGCGGCCGTCCTCCAGACCGGGATGGAGCGGGTCGTCAGCGAGGGCACCGCCACGGCCCTGGCGATCCCCGGACTCAGGGTCGGCGCCAAGACCGGAACGGCGCAACTGGGCACGAATCCGCCTTCCCAGCACGCCTGGGTGATCGGATATGCGGCGAGGGAGGGAGAACCCCCCTCTGTGGCTTTCGCCGTACTGGTGGAAGGCACCCCTGGTTCGGCTTCCGAACAGACCGGGGGACGCGTCGCTGCGCCGATTGCCAAGGCTCTTCTGGAGATCGCTTTCGGTGTTCGATGACGCGACCCGGGTCGGGCCGCCGGGCCGTACTCCGATACCCTCGGAGGAGTCCCGCCGTCGAAGGACGCTCTGATCTTGGCAGGTCACTGGCTCGGTGATGGCAGCGAGAAACTCCGAACCCACCAGAGCTAACCACCCCGAGATACACAGTCGCGTCCCTGTGCTGGCGACCCTGTTGGTGGCGCTCATCGCCACATTCGGGGCACTCGTCTGGGCGATAGCCGAGGAGCTCCGTCGCCCCGCGGTGGCGGGTGAGGTCGAGGTGCCCACCGTGATAGGGCAACCCGTCGTCGAGGCCAGGCGCCTGGTTCAGCGCCTGGGCTTGGAGGTGAGGACCACCTACGAGCGCAACGAAGAGTACGACGCGGAGGTCGTCTTCGACCAGGAACCTCGCCCCGGCACGCCGGTCAGGAAGGGGACGGTGGTGACCTTGTTCGTGTCCACGGGTGCCGACACGGTCGAAGTGCCGGAAGTCGTGGGGATGAGCCTCGACGCCGCCCGAATAGTTCTGCTGGAGGCAGAACTCCAGGTGAGTGAAGAGCGACGGTTCGACCCCACCGTCCCGCTCGACCAAGTGATCGAACAGGATCCTCGCGCAGGCGAGGAAGTCGCTAGGGGCTCGGTCGTCGAAGTGGTCGTGTCTGCCGGCCCCGAACCCGTCGCCGTACCTGATCTCAGGGGGAAGACGGCGGTGGAGGCCGCAGTCGAGCTGACGCGGCTCGGACTCGGGGTCACGCCCCGGGAAGAGTTCAGCGACACCGTCCCCCTCGGAGTCGTCATCCGCACCGAACCTCCCGCGGGGAGGACGGTCCAAGCCGGTCGGCCCGTGGTCGTCGTCGTCTCCGCCGGACCCGCACCTGTGGCGGTGCCGGACGTACTCGGGATGACACGGACACAGGCCGTGCAGATCCTGAACGCCGCAGGCCTGAACGTCGCCGTGGAGACCCTGCGGGTACCCGCTGGTTCCGAACGCATCGACATGGTCGTCGGTCAGTTCCCCGAACCGGGCACGAGCGTCGACCGGACGTCCGTCGTGGCCATCAGAGTGGCAGTGCCGATGGAGACCCCGCCCCCGACTACGGCTCCGTCGACGACCACGACGACGAGACCGTCGACGACGTCGACCACGCAACCCACGTCCACGACCCAGCCGGGGTCTGGCCCCTGATGCCCCCTACCCGCCGTCCGGACCCGACCCCGCAGCCGACCGCAGGAAGTTGGCCACCATCCGGTGCCCCGCTTCGGTGAGCACCGATTCCGGGTGGAACTGCACACCTTCGACGGGGAACTGCCTGTGTCTGAGTCCCATGATCGTCCCGTCGTCGCTGCGAGCCGTGACCTCCAGATCACTCGGCACCGAGTCGGGGTCGACCGCGAGCGAGTGATATCTGGTGGCACGAACCGGATTGGGGACTCCGTCGAACAGTCCTCGCCCGTCGTGATGAACCAAGGACGTCTTGCCGTGCATCAATACGGGTGCGCGCATTATCCGACCGCCGAAGACCTCTGCCATGCACTGCATGCCCAGACACACGCCCATCACCGGTGTTCGCCGACCGAGGACTCGGATCACCTCGTTGGACACCCCGGCGTCCGCGGGGCGTCCGGGCCCGGGGCTTATGACGATCCCGTCGGGTGCCAACTCTTCGATACCTGCCAGATCCGAGGCGTCGTTCCGGATCACCAGGACGTCTGCGCCCAGCTCCCCCAGGTATTGCACCAGGTTGTATACGAATGAGTCGTAGTTGTCGACGACGACCACCCTGGGGCCGGCCACGTGTGCAGCCTAACGTCGGGACCGTGTCGAGTCGGCCCTCGCCCACCGTTCTCTATGCCCTCGGGTTGCCGGCGACTAGCTTGCGTGCCATGCCGAACAGTCGCGGAAGGCGAAGCAAGCAGGCGAAGCGATCCGACTCTCGTCGTGGCCCCGCCTCGGGTACCGTTCAGAGTCCCCGCTACACACCCCCGACGCGCAAGGAACTCCGGGTTACGCCG encodes:
- a CDS encoding penicillin-binding protein; the encoded protein is MTRRIQFLGVCSILAFGLLLGATSFWQVVRGEELREHPLNTRRIVRDFNSDRGSIETIDGVLLADSQVVRHPQFKRVRRYAHPELYAHITGYFSFALGASGVERVYHDELVGRTFQQRLRSLRDLLAGSEPSVGNLVLTLRDSLQRAAASALGTRRGSVVLLDPRDGAILAMWSTPSYDPNDLSSLDLERAARNKRTLDESPDKPLLARTYQERFFPGSTFKIVTAAAGLQMGILPDATFPVTTSYTPPLTDKPIRNFGGSACGGDFYRALARSCNTAFARLAVEVGPEAMIREAREFGFGDAIPIDLPDPAVSVFPTDFTRDTPRLAQAGIGQNDVQATPLHMALVASAVATGGEMPVPHVLARVVDSRGDTVLAARKRVWRRPLSDEEAAVLQTGMERVVSEGTATALAIPGLRVGAKTGTAQLGTNPPSQHAWVIGYAAREGEPPSVAFAVLVEGTPGSASEQTGGRVAAPIAKALLEIAFGVR
- a CDS encoding glutamine amidotransferase gives rise to the protein MAGPRVVVVDNYDSFVYNLVQYLGELGADVLVIRNDASDLAGIEELAPDGIVISPGPGRPADAGVSNEVIRVLGRRTPVMGVCLGMQCMAEVFGGRIMRAPVLMHGKTSLVHHDGRGLFDGVPNPVRATRYHSLAVDPDSVPSDLEVTARSDDGTIMGLRHRQFPVEGVQFHPESVLTEAGHRMVANFLRSAAGSGPDGG